The DNA segment AATCAAGGTTTGGCGAAAGGGAGAAGAAGTGGGCGAGGGATTTTTGTCCGGACTTCAGTCAGCCAAGTCAGAAGTTAAAGAAGTGGCCGGTGGTCAGGAGTGCGGCGTCAAATACAAAGGTAAACCGATTATTCAGAGCGGTGACATATTGGAAATTTACCGTGAAGAAAAAAGAGCGAGGAAATTAGAGTAATTTCAAAATAATAAAATAATAAATAGCAAGACGTCAATTATCATTTACCAGTTACAAATTACTTTTTGTAATTAGTAACTAGCAACTAGGAATTGGTAATTGTTTGTTTTGTTTAAATTTATGCCAGAGATTATTTTAAATGATCAAAATTTTGAGAATGAAGTTTTAAAATCCGACGTGCCGGTGCTTGTGGATTTTTGGGCGCCATGGTGCGGACCGTGCAAAATGATGGGGTCGATTGTTGAGGAGGTCGCCAAAAAATTTGAAGGCAAGGCAATAAAGATCGCCAAATTAGACGTTGATGAAGCGGCATCTACTGCGGAAAAGTATAATGTGATGAGTGTCCCAACTTTTAAAATTTTTAAAGGAGGAGAAATTGTTGACGAATTTGTCGGAGCGCAGAGCGAAGAAGAAATTATAAAAAAATTAGAAAAAATTATTGGTTAAATTTATGTACGATTTAATTATTGTCGGCGGCGGACCGGCTGGTTTCACCGCGGCGATTTATGCGGCTCGGCGCGCGATGAAAACTCTAATATTGGCCAAAGAGTTCGGCGGGCAGGCGGTTTATGCCTCCAAGGTAGAAAATTTTCCCGGGTTTGATTTGATTCCAGGTTATGAATTAATGGAAAAAATGAAAGCGCAGGCCGAGAGGTTGGGCGCGGAAATAAAAAATGTCGAAGCAATGGAAATAAAAAAAGAAGGTGAAGTTTTTTTTGCGCGCGATAAAGACGGCGGTTCGTATAAGAGCCGGACGATCGTTCTATCTTTTGGTGCCGTACCAAGAAAATTGGGTCTGCCAAATGAAGATAAATTCAAGGGTAACGGGATTTCTTATTGTGCGACCTGCGACGCGCCGTTTTATAAAAATAAAAATGTGGCTGTGGTTGGCGGAGGAAATGCGGCGTTGGACGCGGCGCTTCTTTTGGCAAAATTTGCTAAACAGGTTTATTTGATTCATCGGCGTGATGAATTTAAGGCGGAAGAAGTCCGGGTGAATGACGCAAGGAAATTACAAAACGTGGAAATAATCTCAAATTCAGAAGTTAAAGAAATAAAAGGAGAAAAAAATATTGAAGGGGTTATGGTTCAAAGAAATGATACTGGCGAGACGCGCGATTTGGAAGTTAATGGTATTTTTGTGGAAATTGGCCATATTGTGGAATCGGATTTTGTAAGTAAGATGGTGGCGCTCGATGAGCGAAAACAGATTGTAGTAAATGATAAAAATGAAACAAACGTCCCGGGAGTTTTTGCCGCCGGAGACGCGACAATAGTCCCGTGGAAACAAATAGTGATCGCTGCCGGAGAAGGGGCGAAAGCGGCATTGACAGCCTACTCTTATTTACAAAAAATAAAATAATTTTAATTACCGATTACCGGTTACTGATTACTTACTTTTGGGTAATTAGTAAATAGTAATTAAGTAATTGTTGCTTAAATTATTATGAGCCCATTGCAGAATGCATTAACTCAACTAAAAAAAGCGGCTGAACTTGTAGAACTCGACGCCGCTGTTTTAGAAATTTTGAAAAAGCCAAAAAGAATTTTACAATTTTCCGTCTCTGTAAAAATGGATAACGGCGAAACAAAAATTTTTGACGGATATCGTGTCCAGTGGAACGACGCTCGCGGACCGTTCAAGGGCGGAATTCGTTTTCATCCCAAAACAGATTTAAATGAAGTGGAAGCCTTATCTTTTTGGATGACCATAAAATGCGCGGCAGTCGGAATTCCTTACGGCGGCGGTAAGGGCGGTGTGACGGTTGATCCAAAAAAATTGAGTAAAACGGAACTTGAAAG comes from the Patescibacteria group bacterium genome and includes:
- the trxA gene encoding thioredoxin translates to MPEIILNDQNFENEVLKSDVPVLVDFWAPWCGPCKMMGSIVEEVAKKFEGKAIKIAKLDVDEAASTAEKYNVMSVPTFKIFKGGEIVDEFVGAQSEEEIIKKLEKIIG
- the trxB gene encoding thioredoxin-disulfide reductase translates to MYDLIIVGGGPAGFTAAIYAARRAMKTLILAKEFGGQAVYASKVENFPGFDLIPGYELMEKMKAQAERLGAEIKNVEAMEIKKEGEVFFARDKDGGSYKSRTIVLSFGAVPRKLGLPNEDKFKGNGISYCATCDAPFYKNKNVAVVGGGNAALDAALLLAKFAKQVYLIHRRDEFKAEEVRVNDARKLQNVEIISNSEVKEIKGEKNIEGVMVQRNDTGETRDLEVNGIFVEIGHIVESDFVSKMVALDERKQIVVNDKNETNVPGVFAAGDATIVPWKQIVIAAGEGAKAALTAYSYLQKIK